A window from Osmia lignaria lignaria isolate PbOS001 chromosome 8, iyOsmLign1, whole genome shotgun sequence encodes these proteins:
- the LOC117611090 gene encoding uncharacterized protein LOC117611090 encodes MTDMNVETNEQNEIMNALLQLQQQLQHMQTRQQERDREVAVLQQQLQQQQMLHQQQPPQQQQTPQQQPQPQHQQPPQHPDETEADVKPRRKRGTAAGVRRRQNRGRWPRGGRGGGMGAGMGGGRGGAINKYYFSYRRLN; translated from the exons ATGACCGACATGAACGTTGAAACAAATGAAC AAAACGAAATTATGAACgcattgctgcagctgcagcaacagctgcagcacaTGCAGACGCGGCAGCAGGAGAGGGACAGGGAGGTTGCGGTGCtacagcaacagctgcagcaacagcaaaTGCTGCACCAGCAACAACCGCCGCAGCAGCAACAAACGCCGCAACAACAACCACAGCCGCAGCACCAGCAACCGCCGCAGCACCCGGACGAAACTGAGGCGGATGTGAAGCCGCGGCGAA AGAGAGGAACGGCTGCTGGCGTTAGACGCCGCCAAAATCGCGGGAGATGGCCGCGGGGAGGGAGGGGTGGCGGCATGGGTGCCGGAATGGGTGGCGGAAGGGGCGGCGCcatcaacaaatattatttta GTTACcgtcgcctgaactag